A window of Rhodococcus sp. SGAir0479 contains these coding sequences:
- a CDS encoding alpha-ketoglutarate-dependent dioxygenase AlkB family protein — MSALIPRPRRTVAPGAVLVPDWLDLAEQRRLVEACREWARGPVRMRAARLPTGHAMSVQTVCLGWHWQPYRYSRVAADAGGGRVLPVPDWLVQLGRRAVADAYDDPPAAASYDPDAALVNFYDDTARMGMHRDQEERADAPVVSLSIGDTCTFRFGNSETRNKPYTDVELQSGDLFVFGGPSRFAYHGVPKVFPGTSDPDCGLTSGRLNITLRVTGLEDER, encoded by the coding sequence ATGTCGGCGCTCATCCCCCGGCCTCGTCGCACCGTCGCGCCCGGCGCGGTGCTGGTGCCGGACTGGCTGGATCTCGCTGAGCAACGCCGACTGGTGGAAGCGTGCCGCGAGTGGGCGCGCGGGCCGGTGCGGATGCGGGCCGCGCGGCTGCCCACCGGGCACGCGATGTCGGTGCAGACCGTGTGCCTCGGGTGGCACTGGCAGCCGTATCGCTACAGCCGCGTCGCCGCCGACGCCGGTGGCGGCCGGGTGCTTCCGGTGCCGGACTGGTTGGTGCAGTTGGGCCGACGTGCCGTCGCCGACGCGTACGACGACCCGCCGGCGGCCGCGTCCTACGATCCCGACGCCGCACTCGTCAACTTCTACGACGACACCGCCCGCATGGGGATGCACCGCGACCAGGAGGAGCGGGCGGACGCCCCGGTGGTGTCGCTGAGCATCGGGGACACGTGCACGTTCCGCTTCGGCAACTCCGAGACCCGGAACAAGCCGTACACGGACGTGGAACTGCAGTCGGGCGATCTCTTCGTCTTCGGCGGCCCGTCCCGCTTCGCGTATCACGGTGTACCCAAGGTGTTCCCGGGCACTTCCGACCCGGACTGCGGACTCACGTCGGGCCGGCTCAACATCACGCTGCGTGTGACGGGACTGGAGGACGAGCGGTGA
- a CDS encoding catalase: MANYTTDDSGIPVTSDEHSLTVGPDGPILLQDYYLIEKMAQFNRERVPERQPHAKGAGAFGTFEVTNDVSAYTKADLFQPGKKTEMLARFSTVAGERGSPDTWRDPRGFALKFYTEQGNFDMVANNTPVFFVRDPMKFQDFIRSQKRRADNNLRDHDMQWDFWTLSPESAHQVTWLMGDRGIPRTWRHMNGYSSHTYMWVNAKGERFWVKYHFKTDQGVEFLTQEEGDRMASIDTDYHQRDLWEHIEGGDFPTWTLKMQIMPYEEAKTYRFNPFDLTKVWPHGDYPLIDVGTMKLDRNPDDYHCEIEQAAFEPSSSVPGTGPSPDKMLLGRWFSYPDAHRYRIGSNYKELPVNSPHAGPRNSYTKDGQLRHHNPGDPVYVPNSKGGPHADTSVAGESPSWYSDGEMVHQAYTLRKDDDDWGQAGTLVREVLDDAARERLVSNVVGHLLNRVSEPVLVRAFEYWRNIDKDVGERIEKGVRAEQSGSNGSGSSDRNPASPAAEAKA, translated from the coding sequence ATGGCGAACTACACCACCGACGACTCCGGCATCCCCGTGACCAGCGACGAGCACTCGTTGACCGTGGGGCCCGACGGGCCGATCCTGCTCCAGGACTACTACCTGATCGAGAAGATGGCCCAGTTCAATCGGGAGCGGGTACCGGAGCGGCAACCACATGCCAAGGGCGCCGGGGCATTCGGCACGTTCGAGGTCACGAACGACGTGAGCGCCTACACCAAGGCGGACCTCTTCCAACCGGGCAAGAAGACGGAGATGCTCGCCAGGTTCTCCACGGTCGCCGGTGAGCGCGGCAGCCCGGACACGTGGCGCGATCCGCGCGGTTTCGCCCTGAAGTTCTACACCGAGCAGGGCAATTTCGACATGGTCGCCAACAACACGCCGGTCTTCTTCGTGCGGGACCCGATGAAGTTCCAGGACTTCATCCGGTCGCAGAAACGGCGGGCCGACAACAACTTGCGCGATCACGACATGCAGTGGGACTTCTGGACGCTCTCACCCGAGTCCGCGCACCAGGTGACGTGGCTGATGGGCGATCGTGGCATCCCCCGCACGTGGCGTCACATGAACGGCTATTCGAGCCACACCTACATGTGGGTGAATGCGAAGGGCGAACGGTTCTGGGTGAAGTACCACTTCAAGACCGACCAGGGCGTCGAGTTCCTCACGCAGGAAGAGGGCGACCGGATGGCGTCCATCGACACGGACTACCACCAGCGGGACCTGTGGGAGCACATCGAGGGCGGCGACTTCCCGACCTGGACGCTGAAGATGCAGATCATGCCGTACGAGGAGGCAAAGACCTATCGGTTCAATCCGTTCGACCTGACGAAGGTGTGGCCGCACGGCGATTACCCGCTCATCGACGTGGGCACCATGAAACTGGACCGGAATCCGGACGACTACCACTGCGAGATCGAGCAGGCCGCGTTCGAGCCGAGCAGCTCGGTACCGGGCACCGGGCCGAGCCCGGACAAGATGCTGCTCGGTCGGTGGTTCTCGTACCCGGACGCGCATCGCTACCGTATCGGCTCCAATTACAAGGAGCTACCGGTCAATTCGCCGCACGCGGGACCGCGGAACTCGTACACCAAGGACGGGCAACTGCGGCACCACAATCCCGGCGATCCCGTGTACGTGCCCAATTCGAAGGGCGGTCCGCACGCCGACACGTCGGTCGCGGGCGAGTCTCCCAGCTGGTACAGCGACGGCGAGATGGTCCATCAGGCGTACACGCTCCGCAAGGACGACGACGACTGGGGCCAGGCCGGCACGTTGGTGCGGGAGGTGCTCGACGACGCGGCCCGCGAACGGTTGGTGTCGAACGTCGTGGGACACCTGCTCAACCGCGTGAGCGAACCCGTCCTGGTGCGTGCGTTCGAGTACTGGCGCAACATCGACAAGGACGTCGGAGAGCGGATCGAGAAGGGCGTCCGAGCCGAGCAGAGCGGCTCGAACGGATCGGGATCGAGCGATCGGAACCCGGCCAGTCCGGCAGCGGAGGCCAAGGCCTGA
- a CDS encoding Ada metal-binding domain-containing protein, protein MLIGRDGKPYESATPGTLGGHRKDRIYGTLDCPGAARALARGGYVTQRVFFADEDTAIAAGYRPCAVCMRAAYEAWKSLGSKENG, encoded by the coding sequence ATGTTGATCGGCCGGGACGGGAAGCCCTACGAGAGCGCCACTCCCGGCACTCTCGGCGGTCACCGCAAGGACCGCATCTACGGCACACTCGACTGCCCGGGCGCCGCCCGCGCCCTCGCCCGGGGTGGTTACGTGACGCAGCGCGTCTTCTTCGCCGACGAGGACACCGCGATCGCCGCCGGCTACCGGCCCTGCGCGGTGTGCATGCGTGCCGCGTACGAGGCGTGGAAATCTCTGGGCAGCAAGGAGAACGGGTAG
- a CDS encoding DNA-3-methyladenine glycosylase family protein, whose product MTDAITLPFRPPFTTTPMLGALAAHAVAGLESHDRDTATHTRVVPAPHGPAVASVRLDGAGGHVAATIRTSHPDDAAHVESLVRRWLDLDADPDVVDAALARHALLAPLVAARPGLRVLGSVDGFETAVLTVLGQQVSLSAARTFGSRLVASFGEPTGFDGFVSFPAPQTLAELDPAIIRKAVGLTGARARTVQALAAAAAGGLRLAPDADPGEFRSRLLALPGIGPWTADYLAVRVLGDRDAYPSGDLVLRRALGVKTPREATTASEPWRPWRAYALFHLWTSQAFV is encoded by the coding sequence GTGACCGACGCCATCACCCTCCCGTTCCGGCCGCCGTTCACCACCACCCCCATGCTCGGCGCGCTGGCCGCGCACGCCGTGGCCGGACTCGAGAGCCACGACCGCGACACCGCCACCCACACCCGGGTCGTCCCCGCACCGCACGGGCCGGCCGTGGCGAGCGTCCGGTTGGACGGGGCCGGCGGCCACGTCGCGGCGACGATCCGCACGTCGCATCCCGATGACGCTGCGCACGTCGAATCACTGGTCCGTCGCTGGCTCGATCTCGACGCCGATCCCGACGTCGTCGACGCGGCACTCGCGCGGCACGCACTGCTCGCGCCGCTCGTGGCGGCGCGGCCCGGCCTGCGGGTGCTCGGCTCGGTCGACGGCTTCGAGACCGCCGTGCTGACGGTGCTGGGCCAGCAGGTCTCGTTGTCGGCGGCGCGGACATTCGGGTCGCGTCTGGTCGCGTCGTTCGGCGAGCCGACCGGTTTCGACGGTTTCGTGAGTTTTCCTGCACCGCAGACTCTGGCCGAGCTCGACCCGGCGATCATCCGGAAGGCGGTGGGGCTCACCGGTGCGCGTGCCCGCACGGTGCAGGCACTCGCCGCGGCCGCGGCGGGCGGGCTGCGGCTGGCGCCCGACGCCGACCCGGGCGAGTTCCGGTCCCGTCTGCTGGCGCTCCCCGGCATCGGTCCGTGGACCGCCGACTACCTCGCGGTGCGGGTACTCGGTGATCGCGACGCCTACCCCTCCGGCGACCTGGTGTTGCGGCGGGCGCTGGGGGTGAAGACGCCACGCGAGGCCACCACGGCATCCGAGCCGTGGCGGCCGTGGCGGGCCTACGCCCTGTTCCACCTGTGGACGAGTCAGGCGTTCGTGTGA
- a CDS encoding 2OG-Fe(II) oxygenase yields MSTLTGRVDALDWTPLLDELDRFGGAQSARPLLEPDECRELAELFDDGALFRSTIDMARHRYGAGRYRYFDYPLPPSIAELRARFYEKLVPVAREWAGRLGRPAPWPDTLDEWLATCHAAGQTRPTPLILRYGPGDWNALHRDLYGELVFPLQVVIGLDEPGVDHDGGEFLLVEQRARAQSRGTATVLRQGHAFVFTTSDRPVQSARGWSAAPMRHGVSTVRGGARRTLGLVLHDAE; encoded by the coding sequence GTGAGCACGCTCACCGGCCGCGTCGATGCCCTCGACTGGACGCCGCTGCTCGACGAGCTCGATCGGTTCGGCGGCGCTCAGAGCGCGCGGCCTCTCCTCGAGCCCGACGAATGCCGGGAACTTGCAGAGCTTTTCGACGACGGCGCGCTGTTCCGGTCCACGATCGACATGGCCAGGCACCGCTACGGCGCCGGCCGGTACCGGTACTTCGACTACCCGCTGCCGCCGTCGATCGCCGAGTTGCGGGCCCGGTTCTACGAGAAGCTGGTGCCGGTGGCGCGCGAGTGGGCGGGGCGGCTGGGTCGGCCGGCGCCGTGGCCGGACACGCTCGACGAGTGGCTCGCGACGTGTCACGCGGCGGGCCAGACGCGTCCGACGCCGTTGATCCTCCGCTACGGTCCGGGCGACTGGAACGCGCTGCACCGAGACCTGTACGGCGAGTTGGTGTTTCCGCTGCAGGTGGTGATCGGACTCGACGAGCCCGGCGTGGACCACGACGGCGGGGAGTTCCTGCTGGTCGAGCAGCGGGCCCGCGCTCAGTCCCGTGGCACCGCGACCGTGCTGCGGCAGGGGCACGCGTTCGTCTTCACCACCAGCGATCGTCCGGTGCAGTCGGCCCGGGGATGGTCGGCGGCCCCGATGCGGCACGGGGTCAGCACCGTTCGCGGTGGGGCCCGGCGCACGCTCGGACTGGTACTGCATGATGCGGAGTGA